The genomic window ACGGCGGAACCCCTATTTCCGAACTCTCGTTTGAAACGGAGCGAATAATCCACGACGACTTCGCCGCCGAGAGCGATGAGCTTAACTTCGTTGCCGAGCTGTACCACTTGTACAGGATAGGGATAGGTCTTGGGTAGCGCTCCATCTTTGGCGATGCGATCAAGCATGCGTTGGGCGTGAATGACTTGGTATTTGTCTTTTGATTGGAGACGTGCGGTGAGTTCTTCACGAGTGGGCGGAGTGGCGTAAGTGAGATCAATCTCGGCATAGGCGGATTTGAGTGAACCAGTGAGCGGCTTGGCGGTGGCGAAGAGCGCGGCCTCAACTGAGGTGGCTAGGGAACGACCATGCTTTTGTGCGAGGTCAATCGTTCCGCGCGGATAGGGATTCTGATCACCGCCGCAACCCGTCATGAAGAGCGCGGTGACGCCGGGATTGTCTGCTTGCAGATATTCCTGGGCGAAACCGGCGTAATCGCCGCAAAACTGATAGAAGCTCAAGGTGGTATTATGGCAGGCATAACCGAAGAGGACGGCGCGCAGCTTGCCATCGGGGCCATCAACGCGGAGCACGGGGACATCGTGATCTACAGGGCCATCAGGGTTCGGGGCATTGCGGTAGTCGCCGTTCGGCAGAGGCAGTCGGCGGTTCATGGCGAAACCGCAACGGGCGTGGGTATAGGCGATCTTAGAGGGAGCGAGTTGTTTGAGAGCATCCCCGATGAGGGCGAACACCTTGTTCTCCAAGTCTTCGCCATAGCGTTCTCCCTGTAGCGTAGGGTTGAATTCAACTTCATCAGATGGTGTGCGACCGACGCGAAATTCTGGTCCGCAATGGGTGTGCGAGGCGTTCAGGATGAATTGCTCGGGCTTGAGTTGATGAGCGGTAAGCAGGCGTTTCTCCAGGCTCTTGCGCATGATGCGGGGGATACCGATGAGATCGACGGTCACGAATACCATACGAGAGCCGTTGGCATCTTCGATGGCGAGGGCTTTGGCGAAGAGGTCTTGAGCCTTGCCTTCGGAGGGTTTGTTACGCGAAGCGTAACCGGCCATGAACATGTTTGTGGCGGGAGTGATGACGGTGGTGGAGACGCCTGCTTTCCAAGTGAGGCTATTACTTGCAGCGGGTTGCGCTGAGGAACTGATAGCGAAACTCAAGAGGCCGGCCAGCAAGATGAGTAATGCAGACATGGGATGGGTTTACTGCATCTGACGTGGATTGTCATCTGCTGCTTCATTTCATCGCTATAAATGCGATGGGAAATTCTACTCGTCACACACGGGGCTGCGTGATGAACTTTCATCGTCACAGGCAGGCACATGGAAATACTTTTTGTTGTTCTCTTCATCGGCTTTGTCATCGGTGCCGTCATCTTGGGCGGGATCGCCGCGAAAAAACGGCGTGAAGCGTTTGAACTGGTGGCGGCACAGCTCGGGTTGCGATTCTCGGCTGAAAAGGACCGGGGCATCGCGGACCGCTATTCCTTTCTCAACAAGCTTGACCAGGGATCCAACCGGTATGCTTACAACATCCTTTCCGGCACCTTTTCCGGGCACCAAGTCATGGTCTTCGACTACCATTACGAAACGTATTCCCGGGACAACAAAGGCAACCGCCGGACACATCACCACTATTTTTCATTCTTCATGCTGATGCTTGATCGTTCGTTTCCCGAGCTGACCATCGGGCCAGAGGGTTTTCTCTCCAAGTTCGCGCAGGTGTTCGGATACGATGACATCGACTTTGAATCGCATGAGTTCTCGCGGCAGTTTTGCGTGCGGTCCAAGGACAAGAAGTTCGCCTATGATATCTGCCATGCGCGGGCAATGGAATATCTGCTGGCGAATCCGGATCTGGTCATCGAGATCGAAGGGCCGGTGCTGGCCATCGCATTTTCGCGCTGTCTGGAGCCCGGACAAATCCCCGGAAATCTGGAGCGTTTGCTCGCCTTGCGCAAATTGATGCCGGAGTATCTTTTCAACCAACGATAACCATGCCTGCGATCTTGATCTTAGCTGTAATCATCCTGCTGCCGTTGATGTATGTGGTGCTGCAATACAACGGACTCATCGCGCTGCGGAACCACATCCGCGATGCGTGGGCGAACATTGATACGGAGCTGAACCGACGGTATGATCTGATCCCGAATCTGGTCGCGACGGTGAAGGGCTATGCGGCGCATGAGAAGGAAACGCTGGAGAAGGTGATCGAATTGCGGAACCGGTGTGCGGCCGGGGCGCAGGGAAACCGGCAGGAGGATGAGAAACAACTGGTGGATGGTTTGCAGCGCTTGCTGGCGGTGGTGGAGAATTATCCCCAACTGAAAGCCGATCAGCATTTTCTGAAACTTCAGCAGGAGCTGGTGAACACGGAGGACCGTATTCAAGCCGCGCGTCGTTTCTACAATGGCAATGTGCGGGATTACCGGAACAAGTGTGAGATGTTTCCGAGCAGCCTGATCGCCAGCGCGTTCAATTTCGCGCCAATCGATTATTTCAATGTAGATTCAGCCGTGCGGGATCAAGTGCCATCGGCGCAGTTTTGATCCAATTCCGATTACTTCAGCAATTCCTTCAGCACACGGCCATCCACATCCGGCATGGTGAGGCCGAGGATGTGGGCGGTGGTGGGAGCGATGTCGAGATTAGTGATACGGTCGATTTTGACACCGCGCTTCACAGCGGCACCACTGATGATGAACGTGCCGTCAAGTTGCGGATCGGTGTTCAGATAACCGTGATGGCCGGGATAGGCATCTGAGGTCACTTCGGTGATGGGCGTATCGAGGACGTGAGAGGCGTTGAAGGCGTAGCCGGATTTCGCGAAGAGCAGGAGATCGGGGGATTGCTTGTTCACATCCGGAGTGGCGATGCCGTACTTGGCGTAGTCTTTAGGTTCTACCAACTCGGCGATGCCTTCCAGACCCGACAGCAGGGATTTAGCTTTGGCAATCGTTTCGGCTTTGTTCGCGGAGTTCACCGCGTAGAAGAGGCCGACACCACCGGAGGCCATCACGTAGCCATCGCAGCTCTTGATGCTGGGGCCAGCGGCCTGGATGAGGCCGTTCTGGCGCAGGATGACGTTCGGGCGGATGAGTTTTTGCGCGGTCTTAAAGCCGTGATCGGTGACGATGATGATGGTGGTCTTTTCACGCAGCTTGGCACGATCGAGGGCGTCTATGAGTTCGCGGATGCATGTATCGGCGTAAGCATAGGCAGTGAGGCTGGCCATGGAGCCTGGGCCATATTTGTGGTTGTTCGCGTCCGTGTTCAGCAGATGGAAATAAAGAAGGTTCGGCTTGTGCTTCTCCATGATGTGCACAGCAGCGCGGGTCCACATGAGATCGCGCCAAGGAGGATTCCCGCGGTTGAAGTCATCCAATTCTGGCTGCGTGATCAAACCGGCTTTGACCATCTCCTGTTCGATCTGGCCTTTGGGGTTCGGGCGCTCGGCGAAGTCCCAGTTGAAAGTGTTCGCATTGGTGGTGGGCACCCAATCGACATGCGCAGTGGTGAGGCCAGCTTTGAATGCATAGTCATACACCGTGGGCACGCGGACAATCTCGCCCTTGTCACGCCATTGCTCGATCTTCGGCGGCTGTGCATTGCCGGGGAAGGTGAGCAGGCCGTTATACATCGTGTGATGTTTCGCGGGGGTAACGCCGGTAGCGAGGGTGGCGTGGTTGATCCACGTCACGGAGGGATTGGAGACCTTCATCGGTGCGCTGATGCCTTCAGCGGCCAGCTTGCGCAATGTGGGCATGGGCAGCTTGGAATCTTCCCAGATCCAATGCGGGAAACCATCCACAGTGATGACGATGACGTGTTGGTCTTTGGCAGGAGCGGCTTGGACCAACGGAACCAAGGCGAGGCAAGCTATCGCCAAAACAAGAGCGGTTAAGGAACGTGAACGCATAGGATGAATGACATCCAAGCGCAGATGTTTATTCAGGGCAAGAGTGCTTGTGTATCATTTCGGTGGCGTCGCATTGCACCGTAAGGGCTTGCGGCGTACACTTTTGTTGTGACCTTGACCGATCCACCGGCAGAAAAATCGACCGCGATGCAGAAACTTCGCGCGTGGTGGTTTACCCGTGAGCAGTGGCAGCGTTGGGCGATGATGATGGCGGCCATCATCATCCTGATATTCGCGGTGGAACGCTGGCAGCGTTGGGAGCAGACGGGCAAGGCCCTCGGGCAAAAGACTTGGGAACGTGGCGGAGTGATCCAACTGGATGAGAACAACGACGGCGTCATCGACCAGGAGAAGCGGCCCGGCAAATTACCGGGAGAATTCACCATCCGGAAGGATGCAAACTTCGACGGGATGTTTGACATCCGTTACCGTCAGATGACGAATGGCATCGCTACAGATCTGGAGACGATCAAGGAAAGCGCGCCGAGACGGTGATATGTCAAACTGCTGCGGGAACTTCCGCTGATGTCCGCATGCTGGATATCTGCGCTTCTGGCTCTGCTATATGCGCGAAGAAATCCACCCCATACCTCCCGGCCAGAGTTTGCAGGCGGTCAAATGGCAGGCCGCTGGCACGTGCAGCCACAGAATAGCCTTCCAAGAAAACGAAAAGGGCACGATTGGTGGAGGAGGACCCGGCCAGCCATTGCTCCAGCTTTTGCTCCACGTTCGCAGGCAATGAAACGGAGGCATCTGCGGCAAGCATGGCCACCTCAGAAGCCTGCAAAGAAGCATCGATGGAGGTTTTAAGAGCCGATTCCTTCAATGCATCAAACTGCCAGGCAGTGAACTGGATTACGCGGTTGGTTTCTAATGTGTGCGCAAGGCCGGAGACAATTTTTCGGGAGCGTTCAAGCGTATTGCTGCAGTCATAAAAGATCGCCATGCGCAATGCGGGAGAAGCGGGGTTGGCCTGTGCCGGGTTTTGGTCGTTGTTCAATATCAGCCGGCTTCTCTTATAAAGCATGCCGTCAGAATGGAGATTATCTTTTTTATAAACCATCCGCCTCACTACGTGGACACACTAAGGGATGTACTTAGGCTTTGGGACACTGCTCTCCCTTATCACATCCGCACTCCCCCATTGCCCGCCTCCTCCATTTCTTATAGAACATGCTCATCCATGAGCACCAAATTCCCTTTGCGGTGTCCTTTCGCTTTATTCCATCTCCTCTGTTTGTTGCTCTGCACATTCGCCCTGCCCGCCGCCGAAGCTCCCAACCTCACCAACGCCATCGCCCAAGCCCGCGCCCTCATCCAAAAAGAACTCGCCCCCAAAGTCCCCGGCGTCTCCGTCGCTGTCGCCATTGATGGTAAAATCGTCTGGTCCGAAGGCTTCGGCTACATGGACCTCGAAGCCAAAAAGCCCGTCACCACCGAAACCAAATTTCGCATCGGCAGCATCTCCAAATCCCTCACCTCCGTCGGCCTCGCCCTCATGGTCGAGCGCGGCCAGATCGATCTCGACGCCCCCATCCAGAAATACGTTCCTGATTTTCCCGATAAAGGCGCACCCATCACCACCCGCATGCTCGGCGGCCACCTCTCCGGCATCCGCCATTACGCCGGATTCGAGAATCGTCGTAATCAAGCCTACGCGAATTCCCACGCCGCTCTCACCATCTTCCAGAACGATCCCCTCGTCGCCCCGCCCGGCACGAAATACAATTACACCACTTACGGCTGGACCCTTATCAGCGCCGCCATGGACTCCGCCCTGCAACAAGACTTCATCAGCCACATGGATAAAAACGTCCTCCAACCGCTCAACCTCAAACACACCCGCGCCGATCAAAAAGGCATCACCGATCCCCACTGCACGAAATTTTATTCCGATAACCTCCTCGGCAAACTCACCACCGCACCCGAAGTGGATAGCAGCTACAAATGGGCTGGCGGCGGCTACCTCTCCACACCCGAAGACCTCGTCCGCCTCGGCTCCGCGCTCCTGCAACCCGGCTTTCTGAAAGCCAGTTCGCTCAAGCTCCTCTTCACCCCACAAAAAACCTCCGATGGCAAACCCACCAACTACGGCCTCGGCTGGTTCATCGGCAAAGACGCCCAAGGTCATCGCATCCTGTGGCACACCGGCGGCTCCACCGGTGGTAAATCCGTCCTCCTGCTCCATCCGGAAACCAAAACCGTCTTCGCCCTCGTGAGCAACCACTCCACGCCCACCCTGCCGAAGAAAGATTGGGAAACCATCACCGAACTCTTCGCCCCCTTCTACACCGCCGCCAAATCTTCAACCACGAACGCCACCGCTATCACCAAGGGCCGCCAATTCCTCGTCAACCTCATGGATGAAGAACTCGGCCTCCTCCCCGAATTCCGCACCGCCAAAGTTTACTGGCTCTACCACGACAACTACCTCGCCGCCAAAGTCCTGAACACCTCGCACCCCGCCATCGCGAAACGCCTCCGCGATTCCATCACCCGCGAAGGCGCCACCAAATCCGGCAAGATCGAGATCCTCTTCGGTGAATCCGCGCAACCCCTTCCCTTCCGCCAATACGAACTCACCGATGTCCGCCGCGCGGGTGACAAACTCATCCGCACCGAGATCGTCACGCCCACGCTCATGAAAGGCTGGGAGCAATACGCCGACCTCCTCCTCTTCGCCAGTCTCGCCGAAACCGATCGCACCATCGCGCGTCAACACTATGACGCCGCCCTCCGCCTCTGGGATGGCACAGGCTTCCTCGATCCCGCCGCGAAAACTTCCCATCGCTACGCCACCTACAAACTCGCCCTCGCCCTCATCGCCCGCAACCGCTTCACTCCCACACCGGAACTTCCCGCTGGCCTCATCGAACGCCTCCGCTCAATGCAAGCCGACACCGGTGGCTGGATCACGGATTACGATGCCACCGGCAAACCCCTCGGCTTCGCCAATGTCGAGACCACCAGCCTCTGCCTCCTCGCCCTCGAAGCCCAATCAACTCAGTGAGGGATGAACTCGGGAGCGGAACGACGTAGCACAGATACCCGTGCTGCCGGATTCCAGCCGGCAGTAAGAGGATGCACGTCGTAGCACTTCGCGTCTCCCTCAACGGTATTCCAAACGTCTCCCCTTGCCAAATCCACCTTCATCCCGTTCATTATCTTCAACAACCAAGGAGACACATGAAACCCCTCATGCCATCGCTCCCCAAGAAGGCCGTCATTCGCTATGCTTGTCTTGCGGCTGTTCTTCTCGCCATTTCTCTCTGGATGCTCCATTGGATCGCTCGCGGCCCTTTGGATTGCCTTCGCTGGCGCTTCACGACCCATGACGGCAAGGTGCTTCATGATGAGATCTGGTTCGCCACAGTATCTCCCCTTTCGTCCGAACCTTGGAACAGCAAGATCTCCACCCTGTCTGGCCTGCTCGAAATCAGCGTGCCCGTTTCCGATAACCTTCCATGGTATCAGAAGCCTTTTCAGAGCTTTCGCCCCATCAAGCGCATCCCTTATAGAGATGGCCTCATTCACGGCTCGGTCATCTTACTCAACGAGGCCAGCCACGAAACACATATTCAACAGTATCGTGGAGGCAAAGAACATGGTATCGATTGTCTCTTAAATCCTGATGGCAGTCTCAGTCATCTAGTTAGTTCAAAGAATGGCATGCTGGACGGCCCGCGCATAGACTGCTGGACCAACGGACTTCTTTCAGAAGTGGAGCATTTTTCCAGCAACAAGAGAAACGGCTTCTTACGAAAATGGTCGGAGACAGGTAGGCTTATTGAAGAAGCAATTTCTTCCGATTACCGCCACTCCTGGTGGCTTCATCATAACGGCGCCAAATCAAATGAGATTAAATTTTCCACCAACGGCACTCCCTCTGAGACGATGATTTGGGCAGCCGATGGGAAACTCATCGGCAAGGGCACTTATAAAGAAGACCAAGTGTGGGACCACCGTTATTCCCGCCCGTGGAACGGTTATTTCGTAGACTGGGGCAAACTCGGCATTAACCCGCAGTTAGAGTATTACAAAGAAGGGGTGCGCACGGAACATACCGTAGAATGGCTGGAAAAAAGCACTAACCCTTAACCATTCGAAATGCGCCCACCATGAGCTCCCTCCCGCCAGACATCTACGAGCACGTCTCTCGTCTGGCCATGGACATCACGAACGCCACCTTGGCCGACGACTCTGCCCTCGCCGATTCATTGTATCAAAACCTCCGTCTCTACCACGAAGAACAGCTCGTAAACGGCCGCACCCATCCCTTCATCCTCGAAACTCTCGCCGACTACACAGATGACGCCGCTCAAGCCTTTCACTACTACGAAGAAGCCATCGCCCTTTCCCGCCGTCTGCCCGGTGATGAACCCACCCACACCATCCTCATCGCCATCGGCGAACGCCTCCTCGAACTGAAACGCACCGAACACGCTGAAGCCTTCCTCCGCGATGGCCGGACCGAAGCCCTGCGCCGCAACGATCTCGATGCCGTCAAACAAGCCCACGAGTTATTAACCAAACTGGCATGAACTCTGGGAAAACCCCTCTAACATGGTGAAACAAAGCTGCCACTTTGCCCTAACCCCGGCCTTCACCACAGGCTTCAGAAAAAGAAACGGCGTTCGAAACCTTTTTTCTATCCCCCACCTCAATCGCCTTTTCTTTCATTTGGACATTGCTCATTCCTTCGTCATTCGGATTTCGTCATTGGTCATTATTCCTTCATTAGCTCCGTTTCTAATTCCATTGACGCCCCATAAGCCCGCTCGCTAGCGTCTGGCGAAATAAATCCACATGTTCGCCTACGCTTTCACGATCTTTACGGGCGCATTTTTGCTCTTTCAGGTCCAGCCCTTGATCGGCAAGTACATCCTCCCGTGGTTCGGCGGCGGTCCCGGCGTGTGGAGCGCGTGCATGCTCTTCTTCCAGCTCCTGTTGCTGGGTGGCTATGCCTACGCCCACTTCATCGGCAAGCTGCCCACGCGCAAACAAGTCACCGTTCACAGCGTGCTCTTGGTTCTCTCCCTCGTGCTGTTGCCCATCATCCCCTCAGATCGCTGGCGTCCTGAAGGCGGAGCCGATCCCACACTCGGCATCATCGAACTCCTCGCTGCCACCGTTGGCCTCCCCTACTTCGTGCTCTCCACGACCGGCCCCTTGATGCAACGCTGGTTCAGCCTCACGCACCCCGGCCAATCACCCTATCGCCTCTACGCACTCTCAAACGTCGGCTCGCTCCTCGCTCTCTTGTCCTATCCATTCCTCGTTGAACCCTCCGTCACCCGCGTCACACAAGCCCATCTCTGGTCTGTCAGCCTCATCATTTTTGCGATTAGTTGCGGCTGGTGTGCCTGGCGCATGCGCAAGCTCGCCGATGCCGGTGTCGTCGCCGAAGAACGCAAGCTCGAAGCGGAAACACCTGAAGTCATCACTCCCTTCCGCCGTTTTCTCTGGGTGATTCTGCCCGCCTGTGCCTCTGCCAGCCTGCTCGCCACCACGAACAAGCTTTGCCAGGACGTCGCCGTCATCCCCTTCTTGTGGATCGCTCCGCTCTGCCTCTACCTGCTTACCTTCATCATCGCTTTCGACAGTCCACGCTGGTATCTGCGCCGAATTTTCGGTGCCTTGATGATTTTATCCGGCATCCTGCTCATGCTGGTGGTTCTCGAACCCACCCTTCCGGAAAAAGTGCAAGCCATCGGCTTCATCGTGAGCTTCTTCAAAACCCTGAAGGATCTCTCCATGGTGAAAGAAGCCGCACTCTTCTGCGCCGCCCTGTTCTTCAGTTGCATGGCCTGCCATGGCGAACTGTATCGCTTGCGCCCTTCACCCAAGCACCTCACCAGCTTTTTCCTGATGATCTCTGCCGGTGGCGCCATCGGCGGCATTTTCGTAGC from Verrucomicrobiia bacterium includes these protein-coding regions:
- a CDS encoding neutral/alkaline non-lysosomal ceramidase N-terminal domain-containing protein, coding for MSALLILLAGLLSFAISSSAQPAASNSLTWKAGVSTTVITPATNMFMAGYASRNKPSEGKAQDLFAKALAIEDANGSRMVFVTVDLIGIPRIMRKSLEKRLLTAHQLKPEQFILNASHTHCGPEFRVGRTPSDEVEFNPTLQGERYGEDLENKVFALIGDALKQLAPSKIAYTHARCGFAMNRRLPLPNGDYRNAPNPDGPVDHDVPVLRVDGPDGKLRAVLFGYACHNTTLSFYQFCGDYAGFAQEYLQADNPGVTALFMTGCGGDQNPYPRGTIDLAQKHGRSLATSVEAALFATAKPLTGSLKSAYAEIDLTYATPPTREELTARLQSKDKYQVIHAQRMLDRIAKDGALPKTYPYPVQVVQLGNEVKLIALGGEVVVDYSLRFKREFGNRGSAVWVAGYSNDVMGYIPSERILKEGGYEGGGAMLFSPTHPGPWAAGVEEPIANKVNELDRQVRPNR
- a CDS encoding LemA family protein — protein: MPAILILAVIILLPLMYVVLQYNGLIALRNHIRDAWANIDTELNRRYDLIPNLVATVKGYAAHEKETLEKVIELRNRCAAGAQGNRQEDEKQLVDGLQRLLAVVENYPQLKADQHFLKLQQELVNTEDRIQAARRFYNGNVRDYRNKCEMFPSSLIASAFNFAPIDYFNVDSAVRDQVPSAQF
- a CDS encoding ectonucleotide pyrophosphatase/phosphodiesterase translates to MRSRSLTALVLAIACLALVPLVQAAPAKDQHVIVITVDGFPHWIWEDSKLPMPTLRKLAAEGISAPMKVSNPSVTWINHATLATGVTPAKHHTMYNGLLTFPGNAQPPKIEQWRDKGEIVRVPTVYDYAFKAGLTTAHVDWVPTTNANTFNWDFAERPNPKGQIEQEMVKAGLITQPELDDFNRGNPPWRDLMWTRAAVHIMEKHKPNLLYFHLLNTDANNHKYGPGSMASLTAYAYADTCIRELIDALDRAKLREKTTIIIVTDHGFKTAQKLIRPNVILRQNGLIQAAGPSIKSCDGYVMASGGVGLFYAVNSANKAETIAKAKSLLSGLEGIAELVEPKDYAKYGIATPDVNKQSPDLLLFAKSGYAFNASHVLDTPITEVTSDAYPGHHGYLNTDPQLDGTFIISGAAVKRGVKIDRITNLDIAPTTAHILGLTMPDVDGRVLKELLK
- a CDS encoding serine hydrolase domain-containing protein, translated to MSTKFPLRCPFALFHLLCLLLCTFALPAAEAPNLTNAIAQARALIQKELAPKVPGVSVAVAIDGKIVWSEGFGYMDLEAKKPVTTETKFRIGSISKSLTSVGLALMVERGQIDLDAPIQKYVPDFPDKGAPITTRMLGGHLSGIRHYAGFENRRNQAYANSHAALTIFQNDPLVAPPGTKYNYTTYGWTLISAAMDSALQQDFISHMDKNVLQPLNLKHTRADQKGITDPHCTKFYSDNLLGKLTTAPEVDSSYKWAGGGYLSTPEDLVRLGSALLQPGFLKASSLKLLFTPQKTSDGKPTNYGLGWFIGKDAQGHRILWHTGGSTGGKSVLLLHPETKTVFALVSNHSTPTLPKKDWETITELFAPFYTAAKSSTTNATAITKGRQFLVNLMDEELGLLPEFRTAKVYWLYHDNYLAAKVLNTSHPAIAKRLRDSITREGATKSGKIEILFGESAQPLPFRQYELTDVRRAGDKLIRTEIVTPTLMKGWEQYADLLLFASLAETDRTIARQHYDAALRLWDGTGFLDPAAKTSHRYATYKLALALIARNRFTPTPELPAGLIERLRSMQADTGGWITDYDATGKPLGFANVETTSLCLLALEAQSTQ
- a CDS encoding fused MFS/spermidine synthase — protein: MFAYAFTIFTGAFLLFQVQPLIGKYILPWFGGGPGVWSACMLFFQLLLLGGYAYAHFIGKLPTRKQVTVHSVLLVLSLVLLPIIPSDRWRPEGGADPTLGIIELLAATVGLPYFVLSTTGPLMQRWFSLTHPGQSPYRLYALSNVGSLLALLSYPFLVEPSVTRVTQAHLWSVSLIIFAISCGWCAWRMRKLADAGVVAEERKLEAETPEVITPFRRFLWVILPACASASLLATTNKLCQDVAVIPFLWIAPLCLYLLTFIIAFDSPRWYLRRIFGALMILSGILLMLVVLEPTLPEKVQAIGFIVSFFKTLKDLSMVKEAALFCAALFFSCMACHGELYRLRPSPKHLTSFFLMISAGGAIGGIFVALVAPLIFDHYYEFHLTIVAAPLVFLLAVWHDRHRYQQRAWFDLTVGFGLGMIFFIAAGLVAEIRNDLKSAAHTQRNFYGALTVFDYYKDEPNHHYRLLQHGTITHGMQFTEPLAAKWATTYYTDKSGIGLALNHFPRENNRRVGLVGLGTGSMCVYGRSGDYLRIYEINPIVVDFATNYFTYLNDSQFKIDIALGDARLTMEKELERGEAQQFDIIALDAFSSDAIPAHLLTVEAMEIYRKHLKPDGVIVVHVSNRYLDLHPVVLKLAENMGWRTATIDDDPDDDEERSDKWWFYASTWILVSKNDKLMDKDEIKGAAYIYDEKETAKKDKSRLWTDDYTALFEVLY